TCCGTTGCTGGAACTGGGGGCGAGGCCGTCCCGGTATCGAGAACCGGTCGTGGCACAACTGTCCGCGGAGGGTTATGATGTGCAGATCAGGCGTGTGCCTTACGAGTTTCAGAAACAGGGAAACGAAATGCTGGTGGTTTCGGTTCCTTAATACTGAGAACCCGCCCGACAATCTTACTGTTTCAAGTTGCCCTGTATGAGAATCGGTTTTCTACTGCTGCTGATTGCGGTGCTGCTGGTGCTGGCTGCCGGGATGCACCAGGGGCTGCGGTGGCTGCTGCTCTGGCCTGCGTTCAGCTTTGCGCTGGTGGCTGCGGGGTACCTGGGACTGGGACCACGGGTCTTTAATAAATCGCAGGATGGACTGGTGCCGTTGTTCAATCGGTGTCTGTTGTTTCCCTACCTGCTGTATCTGAACGGGGTCTGGCATGGGACGCGGCTGTTGAGACCGGAACCACCTTTGAATCAGTTGACGGAAAATCTGTTTGTCAGTCGGCGTCTGTTGTCTCATGAGCTTCCGGCGGAGATTGTGCACGTGATTGATCTCACGTGCGAGCAGAGTGAACCACGGGCGCAGCGTTTGCGCGGCTATCACTGCTTCCCTGTTCTGGACCGAGAAGCACCGGCGGTCGCTGCGTTATCTGAATGGATTCCCCAGGTCGCAGCGTTGCAGGGACCTGTTCTGATCCACTGCGCTGAGGGGCATGGTCGGACGGGGCTGTTTACTGCAGCGCTGCTGTTATATACCCGGCAGTGTGGGAGTGTGGAAGAATCGCTGCGTTTTATTCAGAGCCAGAGACCCCTGGTGCGCTTGAGTGCAGCGCAGCGTCGCGTGTTACAGACTTTTTATGAAGGGCTGGAAACCGCGGCACCGTTACCGGTTGCAGACGGGTCTCGGAGTGACGATGATTGAACTCGCAGAGTAAATATTCCGGCTGAGTATCTGTCTTAGCGCGAGGCAGCCGGGCAGAGGAGTTTAATCAGAGAGGAGTCAAGCGGTGGATACCATCGTCTGTATTCCGATGTCAATTAAAGGGCCGGAGGAACTGCTGCCGCTGGTCATGAATGAGACCGGGGGCAAGTACCTTTATGCCGGTTCCATTTTGATGTCGGTCGAACATAAATTCTCGGCGCATTGTGAATTTGGTGAGCATGATGATCAGATCTCGGTCGCCTTTCAACTGGGAGGGCAGGGCAGCATCAGCGGTGAAGATATCGCGACGCTGGATACGCATCAGTGTGTGCTGTACCTGATCTGGCCCAATGCGGGGCTGAATGAGTTGGACCGGCTGCATGCCTTGATCAATGTCTGCCTGGATTGTGGCGGGCTGGGTGTCAAATTCGAAAATTCGGGAGTCGCCCATTCAGCGGCTGACTGGCGGGCGAAGAACTTTGCTGAAGATACGCTGGACCTGCTGCAGTCGCATGTGATGCTGGTGGGATGTGAGACGCATTTTTACAGCACCGGCATGCACATCTTTGGTCTGCCCGATGCAGCGGTGCCTGCGAGTGTGGAGAATCGTGAGGCCGCTTTCCTGTTGACCGAGTTCAATCACTACCAGATGTGCGAGTCGCCTGTGTTTGAAGAGGGGCATACGTTTTCGACGAGTGCAGACGCGCCTTATTATCGCATCTCCCGAAAAGATGACTGGATCAATGCGGACGAAGAATGCTTTGCTAATCCATTCGGCAGATATCTGCTGGAGCCACTGGACCTCCCGGCCTGAGACTGGAAAACAGTTGCTGATTTCAGCTGTCAGACCTCGCCCGCGGTTCCCTGGATTTTCGCTTTGACGTGGAAGCTCTTCGTATTCTAATTTCATTGGAATTTGTCCAATAAAATCGATGTCAGATCGAATAGCTGGCGGTCCAGACTGCGCTGATTCTCATCTGCGAGGTTTAGAATGAGTTGCAGACCGTTTATCTCTCGATGATCAAACGGGTTATGGTTAGTCTGCCGGGTTGGTTCGGTTGTGAAGGCGGAGCAGATCCGGCAGGGGGGATTGAGTCTGGAATCTGATTGACCCCGGCCTGGCGGGTGGGTACGATTTGAATCCATAAATTTGTTCACATTTAAGGGACGCTATGACAGAGCAGGCTGGAACCAGTTCCTGGTTGAAACGGATCAGAATCTTTGCGGGCTTACTGCTGATGGCACTGGCCGTGGGTGGGGCAGTGATGCTGGCGACCGCTGGTGGAATGAGTAGCGGCACCCTGGCCAGTGGGCGTTCGGTGACCGCGCAGTCTGACAGCTGGAAATTAGATGCTACTTACTCTGGTGATACGGCGACCATCAAAACCGCGGGGTTCAACATTGAGGTGACCCCCGATCGACTGAATGTGGATCGGCAGCAGATTGCGTTTATCGACTCCAGGGCGAAGTCGGTGGGAGTGAATGTGAAAGCGAATGAAATTGTCTTTCATGCGGATGGGAAGTGGGTGGCCACTTATCGCCGGTAACGGTTCTGAAGTGACCTGACTGCTGAGCCGTGACAGTCGCCAGCCTGTCTGAGTGCCTCGTGGCTGGTGCCAAATACTATTGCAAATCCGGGAAGTTCTGTCATGATAATCAGACAGTTATCCGCCCGTGCTTCAGCCGCTCTGTCGTTTTTGTAACAGGCAGGTTGGTGTGAAGCGGATCCCGTTGAAAGAGCAGTACCGTGACTCCTGCGCCTCAGGTCATGACTTCCGCTGCTGGTGATTATTCCCGAAACCTCTGGCTGGTGCCGGGACCGCGGGACAGCGTGCATCCACTCTGTCTGTTTCTGGACGCCGAACATTATCTCCGCGATATGGACTGTCTGCCGCTGATCAGTAAGTTGATGGCGGGAGGGCAGATTCCACCCCTGACGCTGGCGTTCGTTTCGCATGTCAGCAGTGAAGATCGCCAGCGGGATTATCTGTGGAACCCGCGTTATGCACAATTTCTCGCGGAGGAAGTCGTTCCCTGGGTATGTGCCCGTTCCCATGCGCGGGCTGAGGGGAACCTCATCTGTGGTCTGAGTCTGAGCGGTCTGGCTGCGGCGCATGTCGCGTTTCAGTATCCCGGGCTGTTCAGCCAGGTATTGTGCCAGTCGGGTTCGTTCTGGTGGCTCGCGCAGCAGGAACTGGAGCTGCCTGTGAATCATGCGCGGTTCTGGTTGAGCGTGGGGGATCAGGAGACCGAGACCGAGGTGACACATCCCCCGTCAGGCCTGTACCAGGAAATTTCGCAGATCGAAGGCGTGGAATGGGCAGCAGCCCAGTTTCAGGATCAGGGGGCCACGGTGCAGTATCAGCAGTACAAGGGGGGGCATGCGATTGCACCCTGGCGGGCCGAGTTGCCTGCGGCGCTCTGCTGGTTGCTGGCGGCGCAGCAGGTGGATAACGGCGTACATTCGCAGGGGATTTCCTGAAATTGGAGGCCGAATCACTGAAACCGTCGCTGGATCAATATGAGTCGAGATAAAACAGCCCGCTGCCTGGAAGAGATGCTCGCTTTTTTTCTGCGGCATTGTGAGGATAGAGGTACGCTGGGAGAGCTGTATCTGATGAGTCGCGATTCCGAGAGCTGGTGCCGGGGGCATGAACTGCATCGCCGGATTCGCGAAAAGACACAGTCTGCAGAACGCAGTGGTGATCTGCTGGGAGAAGCGCAGTACACGTTTGAAGAATGTTGCGCGAAGACGTTTTATAATCTCTCTGATGCGATGGTGCCGTTTTCAGAGGACACGCCCTTCTGGATTATTCCTCAGGGATTTCGACTGGCACGGCGGCTGGAGCTGGAGAATCCGTACGCGTTTACCTCGCTGCTGAGTTCGGAACGTGAACCGGGCACGAAGTTCATGTGAGGGAATTCTGTGGATCTCGTGTATTGTGATCAGTTGCTCTGAGTATCGATCATTGTAGGGGCCGCCCTGTGTGGCGGCCCGCGGTATCGATGTCGTGTGGGTGGAGACGTTCGAAAGTGGTGTCTGGGTCCAACAGATGTCTGCTTCAGTTCAGAATGTCGCCAGGCGGG
This is a stretch of genomic DNA from Gimesia sp.. It encodes these proteins:
- a CDS encoding alpha/beta hydrolase-fold protein, with product MTPAPQVMTSAAGDYSRNLWLVPGPRDSVHPLCLFLDAEHYLRDMDCLPLISKLMAGGQIPPLTLAFVSHVSSEDRQRDYLWNPRYAQFLAEEVVPWVCARSHARAEGNLICGLSLSGLAAAHVAFQYPGLFSQVLCQSGSFWWLAQQELELPVNHARFWLSVGDQETETEVTHPPSGLYQEISQIEGVEWAAAQFQDQGATVQYQQYKGGHAIAPWRAELPAALCWLLAAQQVDNGVHSQGIS
- a CDS encoding dual specificity protein phosphatase family protein; this encodes MRIGFLLLLIAVLLVLAAGMHQGLRWLLLWPAFSFALVAAGYLGLGPRVFNKSQDGLVPLFNRCLLFPYLLYLNGVWHGTRLLRPEPPLNQLTENLFVSRRLLSHELPAEIVHVIDLTCEQSEPRAQRLRGYHCFPVLDREAPAVAALSEWIPQVAALQGPVLIHCAEGHGRTGLFTAALLLYTRQCGSVEESLRFIQSQRPLVRLSAAQRRVLQTFYEGLETAAPLPVADGSRSDDD
- a CDS encoding DUF4261 domain-containing protein, producing the protein MDTIVCIPMSIKGPEELLPLVMNETGGKYLYAGSILMSVEHKFSAHCEFGEHDDQISVAFQLGGQGSISGEDIATLDTHQCVLYLIWPNAGLNELDRLHALINVCLDCGGLGVKFENSGVAHSAADWRAKNFAEDTLDLLQSHVMLVGCETHFYSTGMHIFGLPDAAVPASVENREAAFLLTEFNHYQMCESPVFEEGHTFSTSADAPYYRISRKDDWINADEECFANPFGRYLLEPLDLPA